In Neovison vison isolate M4711 chromosome 11, ASM_NN_V1, whole genome shotgun sequence, one genomic interval encodes:
- the LOC122890367 gene encoding uncharacterized PE-PGRS family protein PE_PGRS54-like — MAQGRGPEKRRRRRWRRRQTGWDGVGGASGLGCTSSVGIQVAAAAVAAQTVPAAAESAAAVVTVAVQTAAWAAQAVAVQMAVALVAAALSAAAQAVLAAAAAAVQTTVWAGKRHWRRQLGCTSGNRLGVHGSSSGSGGGGGVSSSGGADSGGDADCVGCTSGVGYTRGGSGADGSNADGGGGCASGGSGSSSEGQQLRKGREGQNDQRTCCRERLLGFEHLHLQKLR, encoded by the exons ATGGCGCA AGGGCGTGGGCCGGAGAAGAGGCGGCGGCGCAGGTGGCGGCGTCGCCAGACAGGCTGGGACGGCGTCGGCGGCGCAAGCGGCCTGGGCTGCACAAGCAGCGTGGGGATTCAAGTGGCGGCAGCGGCGGTGGCGGCGCAGACGGTACCGGCGGCGGCAGAGTCGGCGGCGGCAGTGGTAACAGTGGCGGTGCAGACAGCGGCGTGGGCGGCGCAGGCGGTGGCGGTGCAGATGGCGGTGGCTTTGGTGGCGGCGGCATTGTCGGCGGCGGCGCAGGCGGTGTTGGCTGCGGCAGCGGCCGCGGTACAGACGACGGTGTGGGCGGGCAAGCGGCATTGGCGCAGACAGCTGGGCTGCACAAGCGGCAACCGCTTGGGCGTCCACGGCTCcagcagcggcagcggcggcggcggcggcgtcaGCAGCAGCGGTGGAGCAGACAGCGGCGGCGACGCAGATTGCGTCGGCTGCACAAGCGGTGTTGGCTACACAAGAGGCGGCTCCGGCGCAGATGGCAGCAACGCAGATGGCGGCGGGGGCTGCGCAAGCGGCGGCAGTGGCAGCTCCAGCGAGGGccagcaactgaggaagggcagag AAGGCCAGAATGACCAGAGAACCTGCTGtagagaaaggcttttggggtttGAGCATCTGCACCTTCAGAAGCTGCGTTGA
- the LOC122889834 gene encoding acyl-CoA-binding domain-containing protein 7-like, producing MSLQADFDKITKDVRKLKTRPDDEELKELYGIYKQSIVGDINIECPGMLDLKGKAKWEAWNFQKGQSKEDAMSAYISKAKELIEKYGI from the exons ATGTCTTTGCAG GCTGATTTTGATAAGATCACAAAAGATGTGAGGAAGCTGAAAACAAGACCAGATGATGAAGAACTGAAAGAACTCTATGGGATCTACAAACAATCTATAGTTGGAGACATTAATATTG AGTGTCCAGGAATGTTAGATTTAAAAGGCAAGGCGAAATGGGAAGCGTGGAACTTCCAAAAAG ggCAGTCGAAGGAAGATGCCATGAGTGCCTATATATCTAAAGCAAAAGAGCTTATAGAAAAATATGGAATTTAA